The following is a genomic window from Methyloceanibacter stevinii.
TTACGGCCAGGCCCTCAACGAACTTCATTCCCGCCTCGATCAATTGTCGCAGACCACGAATGCGGCGCGCAGCACGAGCACGCCGGAGAACGCCGATACGTTCGACAGGCTGCACGAACAGGTGAGCAGTCTGGCCAAGCGGCTGGAGACCGAGCCCAGGACGCACCTCGACGACTTCGAACGCCTGGGCCGCGCGATCACCGGCGGCATGCGGGGCGATTTCGACGAGAAGCCCTACGGGATAACCCACGAGGAGCCGGCGCCCAGCCCCTTCGCCCAGTCGATCCAGCACGCCCGCAGCACCAATCATCTTGCCCCCGAGCTTGCCCCGCCCGTCGAATGGCCTTGGGAGTCCAAGCCCGTCTCTGCCTCTGCCGATTTCGACAACCGGCTGACCGAGATGGCAAACCGGCTGGAACAATCGATCGGCGCGGCCATGCCGAGCAGCACGATCGAAGCGTTGAATGCGCGCCTCGAAGAAGTCGGCAACCAGATCGCACAATCTCTCGATGCCGCGCCGAGCCGGGCAGCCTGGAGCATGTCGAGCAGCAAATCGCCGACATGGGACGGCAACTGAACCGCGCCGAGGAACAGCTCGGCCGCCTCGGCGGTGTCGAGGAGCGCCTGGTCCAGCTTCTCTCGCGCCTGGAGACCAAGGACACGCCCCCCAAACCGGCCGAAATCGACGCGGGGCAGCTTCAGGAGATTGCCGCCAAGGCTGCGGTCGAGGCCGCCCGCCTCGTCGCGGACGACTCGCAAAAGACGACCGACCGGCTCGAGGCCATGCAGCGCGAGCTGAACGCCGTGGGCGACACCACCCGCCAGGCCGACGACAAGCTCAACAACACGCTGCAATCGGTTCACGAGTCGCTGAGACAGCTCGTGCAGCAAGTCGAACGCCCCGTGGCGCGATCGCCTCAGACCAATCCATTCGTTGCAAAGACCGAACGCAAGCGGTCGATACCCGGCGGATCGCCGGTCCCCACTCAGCCCGAACCCGTAGCCAGGGCGGCCCAGCCGGCCGCGCCTGTGCAGGAAACGGCTCCTGCTCCTGCGCCTGCACCGCAGGCGCAACCGGCGCCGCAACAACCGCGCCAACCCACGCCGGCCCCAATACCCAAGCAGCGGCGCGCCCGCCGCGCTCAAGCGCCGACGAGGCCGAGATGCGCGTGAAGGAGACGCTGCGGAACCGGCTCGATGCGACCTCCGCCAATGCGAAACCGCGCAATCTTCTGGCCGCCTTCGAACGCGCCCGGGCCCCGCATGTGGAAGCGGCCGCTCAGGACCTGGGCGCGGACGATCCGCGCGAGAGCGGGGCCTCTGAGGATATGTTGCCGCAGCGCGCGGCGACGGCCCAGGCCGCGGCCGCTCAGGCTGCGGCCCTCGCCGAAAGCCGCGAGGAGCGTCCGGTGCGCCGCGAGCCGCGCGTCGACCTCGCAGCGGACGACCAGAGCCGCAACCGGAAACGGCCTTATCTCATCATTTCCGCCGCGGTGCTTCTCACGATCAGCGCGCTCCTCCTGTACGGACGGCTGGGATCCAAATCCGCCGACGACACGCGCGCGATTCCGCAAAGCGGAGCGGCGCTGCCGAGCGGCGAGGCACCCTCACCCGAAGCGTCCAACCAGACGGTCCCTGCGGCGCCATGGAAGCGCCCATGGATGCGCCTATGGAGGAACTGCCCGGCGATCAGCAGTCGGGAATGTTCGGGTTTGCGCCCGTCCCTGAGACCACTTCCGTGCCCGGGCTCTTGCCGATGGAGGATCGCGTCGGCAAAGCAGAACCTGGCGTGACGGACATCCCCAAGTCGCCGAGCCATAAGGCTCCCGCAAATGGCGTCACACCGGCGCCCCAACTCGCGTCGCTGCGGTCCGACAATACGGGTTCGCTTCCGAGCGACGTGGTCTTCTCCGTTGAAGAGCCCGCGTCCGCGACAGAGGTAGCGCTGGCCGAGCAGTTGACGAAAACATCCGTGAAAGGTCCGGTGCCGCCGGAAGCCCTCGGGTCGAGGGCCATTCGTGAAGCCGCTGCGAGCGGCAACCCGATCGCGCAATACGTCATCGGCACCCGGTATATCGACGGAACCGGCGTGGCGGCCAATCCGAAGACGGGGTCGGAGTGGATGGAGCGCGCCGCGCGGAGCGGACTCGCCCCGGCGCAATACCGGCTCGGCACCATGTACGAGCGTGGCATCGGCGTAACCGCCGATATCGATACCGCTCGCAGCTGGTATCTCGCCGCTGCCGAACGCGGCAACGTCAAAGCAATGCACAATCTCGCCGTCAGCGTGAGCGGCGGCGGCGGCGCAACGCCGAACTACGCTCTTGCAGCAAAATGGTACGGCGAAGCGGCGCTGCGCGGCCTTGCCGACAGCCAGTTCAATCTCGGCATCCTGGCCGAGCACGGCCTGGGCCAGACCAAGAACCTCGCCGAAGCCTACAAGTGGTATGTCCTTGCGGGCAATCAGGGTGACATGGAGCGCAGAAGCGCCGCGACATCGTCAGTGCTCAGCTTTCGCCGAAGACGATCCTTACCATCGACGGCAGAGTTGCCACGCGGAAGGCGAAGGCGACGGCGCCCGAAGCCAATTCCGTGACCGAGCCGGACTCGTGGGGCAGCGGGGCGACCTCTGCCGCCGGAACCAAGACGCCCCAGGGGGCCACGCTGGTGAGCCGGGCCCAGACCCTGCTCAACAAGCTGGGCTACGATGTGGGTGTTCCCGACGGCCTTGCCGGCGAGAAGACCCGCACCGGCGTCAAGCGCTTCCAAGAGCGGAACGGGCTCGCTCAGACCGGTGAGGTCACTATTCCGCTCGTCACGCAGCTCGAGGCGCTCGCAAGCTAAGGGGGACGCCCCTTGGTCATACAACGACCTGTCCACACTTCCGCCCGAAATTCGGTGAGAAATGCGGCTTCTCCCGCTTGGCGCATTGACTCGCCGACCTGCGGCGAACACGGTGCACGAGCGCCCGCCCACTGACCGATCAACCGATGTTCCAAATTTATCTGCCGATTGCCGAGATTTCAGTGAACCTATTGGTGATGCTGGGTCTGGGTGCGGCGGTTGGCTTCCTATCGGGCATGTTCGGCGTCGGCGGCGGATTTCTTCTCACCCCGTTCTTGATGCTGTCAGGCATTCCGCCGGCCATCGCCGTGGCCACCGGCGCCAATCAAATCGTCGGCACATCGGTATCCGGCACTCTCGCGCAATGGCGGCGCGGCAATGTCGATCTGCACATGGGGGCCATCCTCATCGCAGGCGGTGTCGCGGGAGCGCTCATCGGCGTGCTCCTCCTGCGGTATTTGCGTGGCGTCGGTCAGGCCGGCCTTATCATCTCCCTCACCTATGTCGTCTTCCTCGGCTCCATCGGTGCATTGATGCTTTGGGAGAGCGTCAACGTGATGCGGCGTCAGCGGGCGGGGAAGACCGTCTCCGCACGGAAGTCGGGCCAGCACAACTGGATTCACGGCCTGCCGTTCAAGATGCGCTTTCCGCGCTCGCGGCTCTATATCAGCGCAATCCCGCCGCTCGTGATCGGCGCGCTCGTCGGGCTACTCGCGGCGTTCTTGGGTGTGGGCGGCGGTTTCGTCATGGTCCCCGCCATGATCTACATCCTGCGCATGCCGACCAATATCGTGGTCGGCACATCGATCTTCCAAATCATCTTCGTGACCGCTCTCGTCACGCTGCTCCATGCCACGCTCAATCACACGCTGGATATCCTCCTGGCGGTCTTGTTGATCGTGGGGGGCGTCATTGGCGGTCAGTTCGGCGTACGGGCCGGACAGAAGCTCCGCGGCGAGCAGCTCCGCGCCTTGCTGGCGCTCATGGTGCTTGGCGTTGCGGCGCGGATCCTGATCGATCTGGTGGTGCGTCCGGCCGATCTCTACAGCATCATTCCGATGGTCGGGAGTTGAGATGCGCACGACCTTGCTCATCCCCGCGCTTCTGACTCTGGCATTTCTCGCCCGTCCTGCGCACGGCCAGGACGCTGCGCCGCCTGCACCGGTCCTCAAACCAGGAACAAGCCACGAAAGGGTGCTTGCGGATATTTCTACGCGCGAGGTCGCGATCCAGTCGAACTTCAGCGGTGTCGAGATTCTGATCTTCGGCAGTATCGATTTCAGCGACGCCCGCATGCCGACCTACGGGAAGTACGATGTGATCGCCCTGGTGCGCGGCCCCACGGATCCCATAACAATCCGGCGGAAGACACGCGTGGGCGGTATTTGGGTGAACGGTCCGAGTGCGACCTATTCGGACGCGCCGAGCTTCTACGCAGTCCTGTCATCGCGCCCGGTCCGCGCCATCGCGTCGAACGAGACCCTGAAGGAGCTTGATATTGGCCTATCGGAGCTCAATTTCGGACGAGAGACCGCCGGCAGCCCGCAGGAACAGAGCTTCGAATCCGCCCTGATCCGGCTGATGGAAGAGAGGAATCTGTATACGGAAGATGATTCCGGTGTGGTGTTCATCGGCCGCAGCCTCTTTCGCGCGACGGTGGCCCTGCCGGCGAACGTCCCGACGGGCCGCTACCGGGTGGAAGTGTATCTCTTTCGGGACGGGAACCTCGCGAGCAAGACGAAGGGATCGCTGGAGGTCAACAAGGCCGGAATGGAGGCGACGATCTACAATCTCGCCCTTCACCAGCCGTTTCTTTACGGTCTTCTCGGAATCGCCATCGCGGTGCTCGCGGGCCTCATGGGCTGGTTCGCCTTCCGCAAAGACTAAGAAGTGTCCGGCACCGGGGGCGTCTAGTCGGGAAGAAGCAGGCTGCCGAGAACCGGATAAACCGCGTGCCGCCCCATCATCCAGGCTTCGAGCTGGTGCCAGAAAAATAGTGGCTTAAAGGCCTCGTTCATGACGTTAAGCCCTCCCGTGTAGGCGCCGAACGCCGGCATGACGAGGCGGCTGCCGTCACTCGCGAAGCAGCGGCGGCGAACGACTGTGCCGCGCCGGGAAATACGCGCGATGGGATGCAAGTGGCCGACGATCTCCGGCCCTGTCGCCTCCTCCGACGGCTCGTGGCGCAACACGACGCCTTCGATGGTCAGCGACCCGCAGACCGTCCCGCCAACGCTCTCGGGCAGATGCGGATCGTGATTGCCGCAAATCCAGAACCAGTCGCGGCCCTTCTGCAGCGACCGCAGCCTCGCGAAATCGTCGTCAACCAACCTGTCCGCGCATTCGCTGCGGTGGAAGCTGTCGCCAAGCGCGACGACGCGTTGCGGATCGAGCGCCTCGATGAGCTTGCCGAGTCGCGACAGGGTCGCCCGCGTATCGTAAGGCGGGAGCAGCATGCCGCGGGCGGCCAAGGCAGCGCCCTTCTCCAAGTGAAGATCGGCGACGAGCAGCGCATCCTGCTCCGGCCAATAAAGGGCCCCCGCCACGAGCGGCTGAAATGAATGTTTTCCGATGGTGAGACGCGACCGCAATGTCGGCGCGGTCTCTGGCATGAGATCAAGTCTAGCGTGCAGCATGCTCCCCCCCAGGCTCTGCCTCCCGCTGATCGAAGCCTCCTCTCCCAGGGCCTCGGCAACGAGTTCTTCGGCGGTCTCACGCAACAGGGTGTCGCCCGCATCACCCGGAACGCTTTCTCGCCCGATCTCGAGCATGACAGGAACAGCAAGCGGCGATACGCGACTCACCTCACTATGCCTGATTCGTCCGCCGATACGCTTCAAGAATTCGCCCAGCCGGCGCAAATCGATCAGCCCGGTCGCAGCGTCGGCAAAGGCCGCCTTCAGCAACACATGGTCGGGCTCGTGCTGACGCAGCACGTCGTAGACGAGATCCGACGAGGCGGTCATTTGGCGGCCAGACTTTTCCTGGCCCGGATGGCGGCGCTCGATCAGGCCGGAGATGATGGCGCAGACTTTGAAAGATCGCTTCATCAGGTTGGACTCGGCAAGCCACGCGTCGAGGTCGTCGCCGAGCATGTCTTCGTCGAACAGCTCTCTCAGATTGAGCCGCCCGGTGCGGATCATCGTGCTCATGTCGTTGAGGCCCCAGACGGCGAGCGCATATTCGTTGGCGACGAACCCGAGCGGCGCCGCGCCTGCCCGTTCCAAACGGCGCGTGAGAAGCATGCCGAGCGTCTGGTGTGCCAGCCTGCCCTCGAAGGGATAGCAGACAAGATAGTAGCGCTGTCCGCGCGGGAAGGTCTCGATCAGCATTTCCTGCGCGTTAGGAACGATCGAGAAGGCCGATTGTAGCTTCAGCCAGTAGGACACCTGCTCAGGCAGTTTCGTCCAGTGACGGCGGTCCGCCAGCATGAGGCGCACGCGTTCGGCAAGATAGGTGGAGAGCGGGAACTTCCCCCCTTCATAGGCGGGCACTTTGGCGTCGGTGGCGTGCGCGCGGGTCACGATGGCATCCATCTCCCGCAAGCCCTGGAAACGCAGCACCTCGCCTGCGAACACGAACGTGTCGCCCGGGGCGAGTTGCTCGATAAAGTGTTCCTCGACCTCGCCCAAGATACGTCCGCCCGCGAGCGCGCCTGTCGGCTTGAGTGCGCCGCCCTTGAGCCGCGCCAGCCGCACACGCAGCATGGGGGCCTCGACGATTGTGCCCACGTTCAGACGGTATTGTTGCGCGATACGCGGATGAGCCACGCGGTAGGCGCCTTCTTTGGTGCGTTTCAGTTTGGCGTAGCGGTCGTAATTCGCGAGCGCGTAGCCTCCGGTTGCCACAAAAGAGACGACAGAATCGAAACTCTCGCGAGAGAGATCGCGATAAGGCGCCGCGCTGGTGACCTCCTTAAAAAGCAAGTCGGAGTCAAAAGGTTCCGCGCAGGCCGTGCCGAGAATGTGCTGAGCAAGCACATCGAGCGCACCGGGGCGCGTGGGCGGCGTATCCTGCTGACCTTCTCGTGCTGCCTCAAGCGCGGCCTGGCACTCCATGACCTCGAAACGGTTGGCCGGCACCAGCAGCGCCTTGCTTGGTTCGTCGAGGCGATGATTGGCGCGGCCGATGCGCTGGGCCAGACGGCTCGAGCCTTTCGGCGCGCCGACATTGACGACAAGGTCGACATCGCCCCAGTCGATGCCGAGATCGAGCGTCGAGGTGCACACCACCGCCCGCAACTTACCCGCCACCATGGCCGCTTCGACTTTGCGCCGCTGGCCGACGTCGAGGGAGCCGTGATGGAGCGCGATCGGCAGATTGTCGTCGTTGCAGCGCCACAGCTCGTTGAAGAGCATCTCAGCCTGCGAGCGCGTGTTGACGAACATGAGGGACATCTTATGCGCCTTGATGGCCTCGTAGATTTCCGGCAGCGCATAGCGCGCTGAATGCCCGGCCCAGGGCAGATCCGCCTCGGAATTGAGGATCGTGATGTCCGCCTGCACACCGCCCGCGGCGGTGACAATCTCGGCGAAATGGGTTGCGCGCGCACCGCCGTCCTGCTGGGGGACGAGATAGGCGGAGAGCTCGTAGGGGCGGGCGACCGTGGCCGACAGTCCGATTGCCCGCAAGTCCGGCGACAACGACCGGAGCCGCGCCAGATCGAGGGCGAGGAGATCGCCCCGCTTGCTGGCGCTCAAGGCATGCAACTCGTCGAGGACGAGATATTTGAGGTTACCGAAGATCTGCGCCGCGCTCTTGTGGGAGAGCATCAGCGCGATCTGTTCCGGCGTGGTCAGCA
Proteins encoded in this region:
- a CDS encoding sulfite exporter TauE/SafE family protein → MFQIYLPIAEISVNLLVMLGLGAAVGFLSGMFGVGGGFLLTPFLMLSGIPPAIAVATGANQIVGTSVSGTLAQWRRGNVDLHMGAILIAGGVAGALIGVLLLRYLRGVGQAGLIISLTYVVFLGSIGALMLWESVNVMRRQRAGKTVSARKSGQHNWIHGLPFKMRFPRSRLYISAIPPLVIGALVGLLAAFLGVGGGFVMVPAMIYILRMPTNIVVGTSIFQIIFVTALVTLLHATLNHTLDILLAVLLIVGGVIGGQFGVRAGQKLRGEQLRALLALMVLGVAARILIDLVVRPADLYSIIPMVGS
- a CDS encoding peptidoglycan-binding domain-containing protein is translated as MTEPDSWGSGATSAAGTKTPQGATLVSRAQTLLNKLGYDVGVPDGLAGEKTRTGVKRFQERNGLAQTGEVTIPLVTQLEALAS
- a CDS encoding tetratricopeptide repeat protein, yielding MTDIPKSPSHKAPANGVTPAPQLASLRSDNTGSLPSDVVFSVEEPASATEVALAEQLTKTSVKGPVPPEALGSRAIREAAASGNPIAQYVIGTRYIDGTGVAANPKTGSEWMERAARSGLAPAQYRLGTMYERGIGVTADIDTARSWYLAAAERGNVKAMHNLAVSVSGGGGATPNYALAAKWYGEAALRGLADSQFNLGILAEHGLGQTKNLAEAYKWYVLAGNQGDMERRSAATSSVLSFRRRRSLPSTAELPRGRRRRRRPKPIP
- the pdeM gene encoding ligase-associated DNA damage response endonuclease PdeM, with the translated sequence MLHARLDLMPETAPTLRSRLTIGKHSFQPLVAGALYWPEQDALLVADLHLEKGAALAARGMLLPPYDTRATLSRLGKLIEALDPQRVVALGDSFHRSECADRLVDDDFARLRSLQKGRDWFWICGNHDPHLPESVGGTVCGSLTIEGVVLRHEPSEEATGPEIVGHLHPIARISRRGTVVRRRCFASDGSRLVMPAFGAYTGGLNVMNEAFKPLFFWHQLEAWMMGRHAVYPVLGSLLLPD
- a CDS encoding TIGR02186 family protein gives rise to the protein MRTTLLIPALLTLAFLARPAHGQDAAPPAPVLKPGTSHERVLADISTREVAIQSNFSGVEILIFGSIDFSDARMPTYGKYDVIALVRGPTDPITIRRKTRVGGIWVNGPSATYSDAPSFYAVLSSRPVRAIASNETLKELDIGLSELNFGRETAGSPQEQSFESALIRLMEERNLYTEDDSGVVFIGRSLFRATVALPANVPTGRYRVEVYLFRDGNLASKTKGSLEVNKAGMEATIYNLALHQPFLYGLLGIAIAVLAGLMGWFAFRKD